ACGCTGTTTCAGGTGGCCGAGCCCGAGGTCGCGCCTGTGAAGGTCCACTTCTTCAACAGCCTCACGGGCAAGTACGAAGCGTTCGAACCGATATCAAGCGGTGCCAAAGTGACAATGTATTCCTGCGGTCCAACGGTTCACGCCCGCCCGCATCTTGGCGTGTTGAGGCGAATGCTGGCGGCCGATCTCGTCCGCAGGACGTTGGAGCTGGCGGGGTATGACGTCGAGCACGTCGTCGGCATCACCGATTTGGACGACAACACCATCCTGGCGGCCGAAAGCACGGGTCGAGCCATGTCCGAATTGTGTGCCCAGCATGAGGCTGAGTTCCACGAGGATCTGCGGGCTCTGGGCATCAAACCTGCCTCCGCCTACGCACGGGCATCGGAGTCGGTGGACGATATGATCGACCTGACCCGGTCGCTGGTCGAGAAGGGCTTTGCGTACGAGAAGAACCATTCGGTTTACTTTAACATCAGTCGGGTCGAGAGTTATGGGGAGCTATCCGGCAAGGATCTCGGCAAGATCCGAATCGGCGCCACCGTGGACCTCGAGCGGTACGACAAGAATGATCCTCGTGATTTCACGCTGATGCGGAGATGCACCCTGGCCGAGATGCGGAAGGGTCTCAGCCACAGGACCGAATGGGGTAACGTCCGGCCGAGCTGGCACGTGCAGTGCGCGGCGATGGCCCGGGGCAAACTCGGCGACCGCTTCGACATCCACACCGCCGCAACCGATCTGGTCTTTCCGCACAACGAGAACGAACTGGCCGAAAGCAGAGCACTTACCGGCGATTCGCCGGCGCGTTTCTGGTTGCACTCGGAACTGGTGCTGGCCAAGGGCAAGAAGATGGCCTATGGGCAGGACAACTGCATTACCCTTCCCGACCTGCTTGAGAAGGGGTACTCGGCCCGCGAAATCCGCTTCTTCCTCCTGCAGACGCACTATCGACAGCCGATCGAGCTGACCGATGAAGGGCTCGATGCCGCCGCTGCTTCGCTTCGCAGGCTCGACGAGTGCGTTGCCAAGCTGGCTGCGGTCAACACGTCGGGGCCGCGCGTGCCCGAGCTGGGACCTTCCATACTGGCGATGAGAGAGTCTCTGCGGGAAGCGTTGTTCGATGACGTGAACGTATCAGTCGCGCTCGCCGCACTCTTCCGCCTGGTGCGGCAGGCCAATTACTTGATGACGCAGGGTCGGCTCTTCCAGGA
This DNA window, taken from Phycisphaerae bacterium, encodes the following:
- the cysS gene encoding cysteine--tRNA ligase, whose protein sequence is MTAKNDSKMESTSPGKRNLPDRPGLLSLIGNTPLVPIRRLNPNPRVELYAKLERANPGGSVKDRIALYMIEEAERSGQLTRDKTILEPTSGNTGIGLAMVAAIKGYSILLAMSEGVSVERRKILAALGAEFLLTPADQGTDGAIEKAYELAAREPDRFFLPDQYNNRANLLAHYETTAPEIWAQTQERITHFVASMGTTGTVVGCSKRLKELNPAVRVIGVEPYLGHRIQGLKNLKEAYVPGIYDRSAIDEKINIEDDAAYEMARRLAREEGLLVGMSSGAAMFVACQIAESIDSGVVVAILPDGGERYLSTTLFQVAEPEVAPVKVHFFNSLTGKYEAFEPISSGAKVTMYSCGPTVHARPHLGVLRRMLAADLVRRTLELAGYDVEHVVGITDLDDNTILAAESTGRAMSELCAQHEAEFHEDLRALGIKPASAYARASESVDDMIDLTRSLVEKGFAYEKNHSVYFNISRVESYGELSGKDLGKIRIGATVDLERYDKNDPRDFTLMRRCTLAEMRKGLSHRTEWGNVRPSWHVQCAAMARGKLGDRFDIHTAATDLVFPHNENELAESRALTGDSPARFWLHSELVLAKGKKMAYGQDNCITLPDLLEKGYSAREIRFFLLQTHYRQPIELTDEGLDAAAASLRRLDECVAKLAAVNTSGPRVPELGPSILAMRESLREALFDDVNVSVALAALFRLVRQANYLMTQGRLFQEDAKEVMAALWAVDAVLGILLSAEPPAHISPEIEDLVRQRDQARKKGDFATADRIRDVLTASGYLVEDSPSGTRVRRQS